The Prevotella melaninogenica genome window below encodes:
- a CDS encoding septal ring lytic transglycosylase RlpA family protein: MYRTKLLLIALFALCNVFTLTIKAQSDGKASYYSNGLHGRRMSNGERYDRNAFTCAHRTLPFGTRLKITNPRNGKSVIVRVTDRGPFVRGRVVDLSYAAARELGTLASGVAYVKVELVRKETEIPFPSESNGTLEMPEIEYGTAGVCYEFIPEWEKVEEDKPKEIERKVDTHLNQKKNLQQGKVEKENISETRKQVQTSTPANQQVTKTKSQATARTTPAATNRQQTAQQNKSTTQPTTSKNNSSSSWTNFFKRVKDGVTGLFE; this comes from the coding sequence ATGTATAGAACCAAACTTCTCCTTATAGCGTTATTTGCGCTATGCAACGTCTTTACTCTGACTATAAAAGCACAGTCAGATGGTAAAGCTTCTTATTATAGTAACGGATTACACGGTCGCCGAATGAGTAATGGCGAACGTTATGACCGTAATGCTTTTACTTGTGCACATCGCACACTCCCCTTTGGTACACGTCTAAAGATTACGAATCCTCGTAATGGTAAGTCTGTCATTGTCCGCGTAACGGATCGTGGTCCATTTGTTCGTGGACGTGTCGTTGACTTATCCTATGCTGCTGCACGCGAATTAGGTACACTTGCCAGTGGTGTGGCTTACGTGAAGGTTGAGCTTGTACGCAAAGAAACTGAGATACCATTCCCTTCTGAGTCAAATGGTACACTTGAAATGCCTGAAATTGAATATGGTACTGCTGGCGTATGCTATGAGTTTATCCCTGAATGGGAAAAGGTTGAAGAGGATAAACCTAAAGAGATTGAGCGCAAAGTAGACACGCACTTAAATCAAAAAAAGAATCTTCAGCAAGGCAAGGTGGAGAAAGAAAACATTAGCGAGACACGCAAGCAGGTACAAACTTCTACTCCAGCTAACCAGCAGGTTACAAAGACTAAGAGTCAGGCGACAGCCCGTACCACTCCTGCTGCAACCAACCGACAGCAGACTGCTCAGCAGAACAAGTCAACCACACAACCTACTACTTCAAAGAACAATTCAAGTAGCAGTTGGACCAACTTCTTCAAACGTGTGAAGGATGGTGTGACTGGACTCTTTGAATAG
- the gdhA gene encoding NADP-specific glutamate dehydrogenase, translated as MEVEKIMQALEQKHPGESEYLQAVHEVLMSVKDVYNQHPEFERASIIERIVEPERIITFRVPWVDDQGKVQVNIGYRVQFNGAIGPYKGGLRFHASVNLSILKFLGFEQTFKNALTTLPMGGGKGGSDFSPRGKSDAEIMRFCQAFMNELYRHIGPDEDVPAGDIGVGGREIGYLFGQYRKLTHQFQGMLTGKGREWGGSILRPEATGYGALYFVHQMMETHGLDIKGKTVAISGFGNVAWGAAKKATELGAKVITLSGPDGYIYDPEGISGEKIEYMLELRNSGNDVCEPYAEKYPGSQFFKGRKPWEQKADIYLPCATQNELNGEDADKILAYKPLCVAEVSNMGCTAEAADKFTAAKQLFAPGKAVNAGGVATSGLEMSQNSLRLSWSPEEVDQKLHYIMSSIHEQCVKYGKQADGYIDYIKGANIAGFMKVAKAMLAQGVV; from the coding sequence ATGGAAGTCGAAAAAATCATGCAAGCACTGGAGCAGAAGCATCCAGGTGAGTCAGAGTATTTACAGGCTGTACATGAAGTACTCATGTCTGTAAAGGATGTTTACAATCAGCACCCAGAGTTTGAGCGCGCAAGTATTATTGAGCGTATTGTGGAGCCTGAGCGCATCATCACATTCCGTGTACCTTGGGTTGATGACCAGGGAAAAGTACAGGTAAACATTGGTTACCGCGTGCAGTTTAATGGTGCTATCGGCCCTTACAAGGGTGGTCTGCGTTTCCACGCATCAGTAAACCTCAGTATCTTGAAGTTCCTCGGTTTCGAACAGACATTCAAGAATGCACTCACCACATTGCCTATGGGTGGTGGTAAGGGTGGTTCTGACTTCTCTCCACGTGGTAAGAGCGATGCTGAAATCATGCGTTTCTGCCAGGCTTTCATGAACGAGTTGTATCGTCACATCGGTCCTGACGAGGATGTTCCTGCAGGCGATATCGGTGTTGGTGGTCGTGAAATTGGTTACCTCTTTGGTCAGTATCGTAAGCTGACTCACCAGTTCCAGGGTATGCTCACAGGTAAGGGCAGAGAATGGGGTGGCTCTATCCTCCGTCCAGAGGCTACAGGTTATGGTGCACTCTACTTCGTTCACCAGATGATGGAGACTCATGGTCTTGACATCAAGGGTAAGACTGTTGCCATCTCAGGTTTTGGTAACGTTGCATGGGGTGCTGCTAAGAAGGCTACCGAACTTGGTGCAAAGGTTATCACATTGAGTGGTCCTGATGGTTATATCTATGACCCAGAAGGCATTAGCGGTGAGAAGATCGAGTATATGCTCGAACTCCGTAACAGTGGTAATGATGTTTGTGAGCCATATGCAGAGAAATATCCTGGTTCACAGTTCTTCAAGGGTCGTAAGCCTTGGGAGCAGAAGGCAGATATCTATTTGCCATGTGCTACTCAGAACGAGCTTAATGGTGAGGATGCCGACAAGATTCTTGCTTACAAGCCATTGTGCGTAGCTGAGGTTTCAAATATGGGTTGTACAGCAGAGGCTGCTGATAAGTTCACTGCAGCGAAGCAGCTCTTCGCTCCTGGTAAGGCTGTTAATGCAGGTGGTGTGGCTACATCAGGTCTCGAAATGTCACAGAACTCTCTCCGTCTCTCATGGAGTCCGGAAGAGGTTGATCAGAAGCTCCATTACATCATGAGCTCTATCCATGAGCAGTGCGTGAAGTATGGCAAGCAGGCTGATGGTTACATCGATTATATTAAGGGCGCCAATATTGCGGGCTTCATGAAGGTAGCGAAGGCTATGCTTGCCCAGGGTGTCGTATAA
- a CDS encoding PEP/pyruvate-binding domain-containing protein, translating to MSEQIPAEWGNFYLKDVSFVNLMMRRIYNVLIVANPYDAFMLEDDGRVEEKIYNEYMELGLRYPPTFTQVSTIEEASKVLNTVDIDLVICMPGNADNDAFDVARAVKAEFPDIHCVVLTPFSHGITKRIQNEDLSIFDYVFCWLGNTNLILSIIKLMEDKMNIDNDIHEVGVQMILLVEDSIRFYSSILPNLYSYILTQSQNFATEALTRHDASLRQRGRPKVVLARTYEEAWDIYQRYKDNCLGVISDVRFPINNVEDKGSSATEGNIPVAEKDPEAGLKLLRAIRKEDEYLPLIIESSESENREKAEAEGFHFVDKNSKKMSVDLRHLLEEHMGFGDFIFRNPETREEVMRIRSLKELQDNIFKIPRDSMLYHISRNHMSRWLSARAIFPVSSFLKGITWHKLQDVDMHRQIIFDAIVAYRRMRNVGVVALFDRRKFDRYAHFARIGDGSLGGKGRGLAFLDNVIKLRPDFNRFPNAKVQIPKTVVLCTDVFDSFMEQNNLYQIALSDASDEEILQAFLRAQLPDEFIGDFFTFFEATRSPIAVRSSSLLEDSHYQPFAGIYSTYMIPYLEDKYEMLRMLACAIKAVYASVYYRDSKAYMTATSNVIDQEKMAVILQQVVGKEYGDHFYPNISGVLRSLNYYPIGEEKAEEGIASLALGLGKYIVDGGQTLRVCPFHPHQVLQMSEMEIALRETQTQFYALDMKHISEDFKVDDGFNILKLRVKDAETDGSLQYITSTYSPEDHAIYDGLYEGGRKIISFCGVLQQNVFPLPELLQMAMTYGAEAMRRPVEIEFAVNLNDDRTGDLYLLQIRPIVDSKQMLEEDLTAIHDKECLLRSHNSLGHGVSDDVQDVVYVKTDSSFTASNNPTIADEIERINRKFLDTDKNYVLIGPGRWGSSDPWLGIPVKWSHISAARVIVEEGLEHYRVDPSQGTHFFQNLTSFGVGYFTINPYKEDGFYQRSVLDALPAVEETQWVRHVRFPNPLKIMMDGKKQEALIMLPQEEKE from the coding sequence ATGAGTGAGCAAATTCCTGCAGAATGGGGTAATTTTTACCTAAAAGACGTTAGTTTCGTCAATCTGATGATGCGACGAATCTACAATGTTTTGATTGTAGCTAATCCATACGATGCCTTCATGTTGGAGGATGATGGACGTGTGGAAGAGAAGATCTACAATGAGTATATGGAATTAGGTCTGCGTTATCCGCCAACCTTTACGCAGGTTTCAACGATTGAAGAGGCCTCAAAGGTACTCAATACGGTAGATATCGACCTCGTTATCTGTATGCCGGGTAATGCTGATAATGATGCTTTTGATGTGGCAAGAGCTGTAAAAGCAGAGTTCCCAGACATCCACTGTGTGGTACTGACTCCCTTCTCTCATGGTATTACAAAACGTATACAAAACGAAGACCTTAGTATCTTTGATTATGTATTCTGTTGGTTGGGGAATACCAATCTCATACTTTCTATCATTAAGTTGATGGAGGATAAGATGAATATAGACAATGATATCCATGAGGTTGGTGTACAGATGATATTGCTGGTAGAAGACTCTATCCGTTTCTATTCATCTATTCTACCTAACTTATATAGCTATATTCTTACGCAGAGTCAGAACTTTGCCACTGAAGCCTTGACCCGACACGATGCCTCTTTGCGTCAGCGTGGACGTCCAAAGGTAGTCTTAGCGCGCACTTACGAGGAAGCATGGGATATCTATCAACGTTATAAGGATAACTGTTTGGGTGTTATCTCTGATGTAAGATTCCCTATTAATAATGTAGAAGATAAGGGTTCTTCTGCGACAGAAGGGAACATTCCTGTAGCGGAGAAAGACCCAGAAGCAGGCTTAAAACTACTTCGTGCCATAAGGAAAGAAGATGAATACCTCCCTTTGATTATAGAAAGTTCGGAGAGTGAGAACCGTGAAAAGGCTGAGGCAGAAGGCTTTCACTTTGTAGATAAGAACTCAAAGAAGATGAGTGTAGACCTTCGCCATCTATTAGAGGAACACATGGGTTTTGGCGATTTCATCTTCCGTAATCCAGAAACACGTGAGGAGGTGATGCGCATTCGAAGCTTGAAAGAGTTGCAGGATAACATCTTTAAGATTCCACGTGACTCTATGCTCTATCATATCTCTCGTAATCACATGAGTCGTTGGCTCTCTGCACGTGCCATTTTCCCAGTTTCTTCCTTCCTGAAAGGTATTACATGGCATAAACTACAGGATGTAGATATGCACCGACAGATTATCTTTGATGCCATTGTTGCCTATCGGAGGATGCGCAATGTGGGTGTTGTAGCCCTATTTGATAGGCGAAAATTCGACCGATATGCCCATTTTGCTCGTATTGGAGACGGCTCGTTAGGAGGTAAGGGACGTGGTTTGGCTTTCCTTGATAACGTTATTAAACTCCGACCAGACTTCAATCGCTTCCCCAATGCAAAGGTACAGATACCGAAGACAGTCGTTCTTTGTACGGATGTCTTCGATAGCTTTATGGAACAAAACAATCTTTACCAGATTGCTTTGAGTGATGCAAGCGATGAAGAGATACTCCAAGCCTTCCTTCGTGCCCAATTGCCCGATGAATTCATAGGCGACTTCTTTACCTTCTTTGAGGCTACTCGCTCACCAATAGCCGTCCGTTCCAGTTCGTTGTTGGAAGATAGTCACTACCAACCGTTCGCAGGTATCTATTCTACCTATATGATTCCTTATCTTGAGGATAAGTATGAAATGCTCCGAATGTTGGCTTGTGCGATTAAGGCTGTCTATGCCTCGGTTTATTATCGTGACTCCAAAGCCTATATGACAGCCACAAGTAATGTCATTGATCAGGAGAAGATGGCAGTTATTTTACAGCAGGTTGTCGGTAAGGAGTATGGAGATCATTTCTATCCGAACATCTCTGGCGTTCTTCGCTCTCTCAACTATTATCCGATAGGAGAAGAGAAAGCAGAGGAAGGTATTGCCTCTTTGGCATTGGGTTTAGGTAAGTATATTGTCGATGGTGGGCAGACGCTGCGCGTTTGTCCGTTCCATCCGCATCAAGTCTTGCAGATGAGCGAAATGGAAATAGCCTTGCGCGAAACCCAAACTCAGTTCTATGCGCTCGACATGAAGCATATCAGTGAGGACTTTAAGGTAGATGACGGCTTTAATATCCTCAAACTGCGTGTGAAAGATGCAGAGACAGATGGTAGTCTACAATATATCACTTCCACTTATTCTCCCGAAGACCATGCTATTTATGATGGACTCTATGAGGGAGGAAGAAAGATTATTTCTTTCTGTGGTGTCCTCCAGCAGAACGTCTTTCCACTACCAGAGTTGTTACAAATGGCAATGACATACGGTGCTGAGGCTATGCGTCGCCCTGTGGAGATAGAGTTCGCTGTTAATCTGAATGATGACCGAACGGGTGACTTATACCTCCTGCAGATTCGTCCAATCGTTGATTCTAAGCAGATGTTAGAAGAAGACCTTACTGCAATACATGACAAAGAATGTCTCTTGCGGAGTCATAACTCGTTGGGGCATGGCGTTTCAGACGATGTACAAGATGTTGTATATGTAAAGACCGACAGTTCTTTTACAGCATCTAACAACCCAACTATTGCTGATGAGATAGAACGGATAAATCGTAAGTTCCTTGATACTGACAAGAACTATGTGCTCATTGGTCCTGGTCGTTGGGGTTCAAGCGACCCTTGGTTGGGTATTCCTGTGAAGTGGTCACATATCTCGGCAGCCCGTGTCATCGTTGAGGAGGGACTGGAACACTATCGTGTAGACCCAAGTCAGGGAACACATTTCTTCCAAAATCTCACCTCTTTCGGTGTAGGCTATTTCACAATTAATCCTTATAAGGAAGATGGATTCTATCAGCGCAGTGTACTTGATGCCCTTCCAGCTGTGGAAGAAACTCAGTGGGTACGCCATGTTCGTTTCCCAAATCCATTAAAGATAATGATGGATGGTAAGAAACAAGAAGCTCTTATCATGCTTCCTCAAGAGGAAAAGGAGTAG
- a CDS encoding class I adenylate-forming enzyme family protein: MRRKNEAILSILYRLHIISPKGIFVWAKSLIYEGISLMALLRFAAHFYPHRCAITDEKQSLSYQELYVRTRQLAEILHTEYHLQPKMSMALLGHNSLILTLLLHALSRLGIRATLLSTDLGTEQITADLQKHHYRLIIYDSDLKQIPTKLPCVAITTEKINDILLDKHSQIKKRKLPKIWRGREIVIHSGGTSGKFKTIARRPSVTSFLPPLFALLRDIRIYQYERVLISLPFYHGFGLSTLIISLLMGKKVCLQKRFDAIKTLEIIQREQIEVMPIVPAMLSRFWQIENAKEKMKSLRCLISGGDKLPKSLIDTTHKEIGDVIFNLYGTSEAGFFMLANPKELASFEETTLGKPIRGVDCKVKDCNRQGIGTLWVRSRWAMRGLRNQWQNTGDLVSQNNEGYFFHHGRADRMVVCGGENVQPEHIEQVLLSHPMIIAARAFTVPDPNFGNVIHTEIECTPKATLTEATLLNWLRPQLSRAEMPHSIRFKTIEMLSTGKQKLR; this comes from the coding sequence ATGAGAAGAAAGAATGAAGCTATCCTTTCTATCCTCTATCGCTTACACATAATCTCACCAAAGGGCATATTTGTGTGGGCTAAAAGCCTCATTTATGAAGGCATCAGCCTAATGGCGTTGCTCCGTTTTGCGGCTCATTTCTATCCGCATCGTTGTGCTATCACTGACGAGAAGCAATCTCTAAGCTATCAAGAACTCTATGTTCGTACGCGTCAACTCGCTGAAATTCTTCACACGGAATATCATCTCCAACCTAAAATGAGTATGGCTTTGCTTGGACATAACAGTCTTATTTTGACTCTCCTGCTGCATGCACTTTCACGATTAGGCATACGCGCTACCTTATTAAGTACCGATTTGGGAACAGAACAGATAACAGCTGATTTGCAGAAGCACCATTACCGCCTTATTATATACGACTCAGACCTCAAACAGATACCAACGAAACTTCCCTGCGTGGCTATTACAACTGAGAAGATAAATGACATCCTTTTAGATAAGCATTCTCAAATAAAGAAAAGAAAACTCCCTAAAATCTGGCGAGGGAGAGAAATCGTCATTCACTCTGGAGGAACAAGTGGTAAATTCAAGACCATTGCTCGTCGTCCCTCTGTTACCTCTTTTCTCCCTCCATTGTTTGCCTTACTGCGCGACATCAGAATCTATCAATATGAGCGTGTGCTGATTTCACTGCCCTTCTATCATGGTTTTGGACTTTCAACGCTTATCATCTCCTTACTTATGGGTAAGAAGGTATGCCTACAAAAACGCTTCGATGCTATCAAAACCTTAGAGATTATTCAGCGTGAACAGATAGAGGTCATGCCTATTGTTCCTGCTATGCTCTCACGTTTTTGGCAGATTGAAAATGCAAAGGAGAAGATGAAGAGTCTACGTTGTCTTATAAGCGGTGGTGATAAACTTCCTAAAAGCCTCATCGACACGACTCATAAAGAAATAGGAGATGTAATCTTTAACCTATATGGTACGTCTGAAGCAGGATTCTTTATGCTTGCTAATCCTAAAGAATTAGCTTCTTTCGAAGAGACTACCTTAGGGAAACCTATTCGAGGAGTCGACTGTAAGGTAAAAGACTGTAATCGTCAAGGGATAGGAACACTTTGGGTTCGTTCTCGTTGGGCAATGCGAGGACTGCGAAATCAATGGCAAAACACAGGCGATTTAGTATCACAGAATAACGAAGGTTACTTCTTTCATCATGGGAGAGCCGACCGAATGGTGGTCTGTGGAGGTGAGAACGTTCAGCCCGAACACATTGAGCAGGTACTTCTCTCCCACCCTATGATTATTGCTGCACGTGCCTTTACCGTTCCCGACCCTAACTTTGGCAATGTCATTCACACGGAAATAGAATGTACACCAAAGGCAACACTAACAGAGGCTACACTCCTCAACTGGCTCCGCCCACAACTGTCACGCGCAGAAATGCCGCATAGCATCCGCTTCAAAACCATTGAAATGCTCTCAACTGGCAAGCAGAAGCTTCGTTAA
- a CDS encoding SDR family NAD(P)-dependent oxidoreductase: protein MMTSLRKKIIAIGGALAYPTISLSPDITREHFYRKWVLVTGASHGIGRALTEKIINAGANVFLIARSEADLRFLCAKAKQMGSSADYCAIDLRDREKLEQLCQKLRETLPRLDYFFCNAGKSIHRKINDAQDRLHDYDRTMDLNYRSLVALSLAILPALKASKGRIIYSSSVSTLYPMAPGWSAYHASKSAANTWCETADSEFAPLGVHVQIAYLPLVHTAMSDVNEQYKHLPAYTPANAANILLKLAIRKVRTYKPWWAKFSAPIAYLFAPIIHLYYKRLP from the coding sequence ATGATGACGTCTCTTAGAAAAAAGATAATAGCTATCGGAGGTGCATTGGCTTACCCTACCATAAGTCTTTCACCTGATATTACAAGAGAACACTTCTATAGGAAGTGGGTACTTGTGACGGGTGCATCGCATGGAATAGGGAGAGCATTAACCGAAAAAATAATCAATGCAGGTGCAAATGTCTTCCTCATTGCTCGAAGTGAAGCGGACTTACGATTCTTATGTGCCAAAGCTAAGCAAATGGGTAGCAGTGCAGACTACTGCGCAATAGACCTAAGAGACAGGGAAAAGTTGGAACAGCTTTGCCAAAAACTAAGGGAAACACTACCACGGTTAGATTACTTCTTTTGCAATGCCGGTAAATCTATCCATCGCAAGATTAATGATGCGCAGGACCGCCTACACGACTATGACCGTACGATGGACCTCAACTATCGTTCTTTGGTCGCGCTTTCATTAGCTATCTTACCTGCCTTGAAGGCAAGCAAAGGGCGTATCATCTATTCTTCATCAGTGAGTACACTCTACCCAATGGCACCAGGCTGGTCGGCTTATCATGCCTCAAAAAGTGCAGCAAACACATGGTGCGAAACGGCAGACAGCGAGTTTGCGCCGTTAGGTGTTCACGTGCAGATAGCTTATTTACCCTTGGTTCACACAGCGATGTCAGATGTCAACGAACAATACAAGCACTTACCTGCATACACACCAGCTAATGCAGCCAATATTCTATTGAAACTTGCTATACGGAAGGTCAGGACTTATAAACCTTGGTGGGCAAAGTTTTCTGCCCCAATAGCCTATCTCTTTGCTCCGATTATTCACCTATATTATAAGCGATTGCCATGA
- a CDS encoding RDD family protein encodes MPEANIITGQYVQISQSPASLGERIVAQIIDDFLIICYLVGVSLLITELNFFYITKVLFFLIAVYLPALFYHFLMELFNHGQSVGKMVMHIRVVKKDGTTPGIGDFFMRWLLQLVDLGFSGVGALVILISKNSQRLGDLAAGTMVIQLNDYRKIQVSLDEFSYLDRKYKPVYPQAEDLSLNQLDVIQRTLNSEYGYERDRRIASLAEKVRAHLNISDTNTADEKFLYTIVRDYQHFTLEII; translated from the coding sequence ATGCCCGAAGCCAATATCATAACAGGTCAGTACGTCCAGATAAGTCAGTCGCCGGCAAGTTTAGGAGAGCGTATCGTTGCACAAATCATTGATGACTTCCTAATTATCTGCTATCTGGTTGGTGTGTCGCTCCTGATAACTGAGTTAAACTTTTTTTATATAACGAAAGTGTTATTCTTCCTAATAGCCGTCTACCTTCCTGCCCTCTTTTATCACTTCCTTATGGAACTTTTCAACCATGGGCAAAGTGTTGGAAAGATGGTGATGCATATCCGTGTTGTGAAGAAAGACGGAACAACACCGGGCATTGGTGACTTTTTTATGCGTTGGCTTCTGCAACTTGTCGACCTTGGTTTCTCTGGTGTTGGGGCACTTGTCATTCTTATCTCTAAGAATTCACAACGTCTTGGCGACCTTGCAGCAGGAACGATGGTCATCCAACTCAACGATTATCGCAAGATTCAAGTCTCACTTGACGAATTCTCTTACCTTGATAGAAAGTATAAACCTGTCTATCCACAAGCTGAAGACCTCTCTCTTAACCAACTTGATGTCATCCAACGTACCCTCAATTCTGAGTACGGATACGAGCGTGACCGTCGTATTGCTTCCCTTGCTGAGAAAGTACGAGCACACCTTAACATCTCTGATACCAATACTGCTGACGAGAAGTTCCTTTATACTATCGTACGTGATTACCAGCATTTCACGTTGGAAATAATATAA
- a CDS encoding stage II sporulation protein M yields MKEILFIRNNIEKWRAMEGMIDNVKFEMPDQLADAYTELTADLAFAQTHYPHSRITIYLNKLASALHNEIYRNKREKWSRLVTFWTQEVPDVMWKERKLLLLSFIIFMVSVLIGVVSTLGDESFPRLILGDGYMDMTLENIAKGEPMGVYGTEEEGGMFIGITLNNIMVSFNVFVSGVLTSFMSGFLLFRNGIMVGCFDTFFYQHGLLGESLLATMLHGTLELSAIIVAGAAGLAIGNGWLFPGTYSRLVSFQRGAKRGMKIVVGTVPIFIMAGFIEGFITRHTELNNFIRIGIILVSLAFVVYYFIYLPYKRNYHLENANRKTKD; encoded by the coding sequence ATGAAAGAGATTCTTTTCATACGCAATAATATTGAGAAGTGGCGGGCAATGGAAGGCATGATAGATAATGTCAAATTTGAGATGCCTGACCAGTTGGCTGATGCTTATACTGAGCTTACAGCCGACCTCGCTTTTGCACAGACACATTATCCTCATTCACGTATTACCATCTATCTCAACAAACTTGCTTCTGCACTTCATAATGAAATCTACCGTAATAAACGGGAGAAGTGGTCGCGTTTGGTGACTTTCTGGACGCAGGAGGTGCCTGACGTGATGTGGAAAGAGCGTAAGTTGCTGCTTCTGTCATTCATTATTTTTATGGTGAGTGTACTGATTGGTGTTGTTTCTACCTTAGGAGACGAGTCCTTCCCACGCTTGATACTTGGCGACGGCTATATGGATATGACCCTTGAGAATATAGCGAAGGGTGAGCCGATGGGCGTATATGGCACTGAAGAAGAGGGAGGAATGTTTATTGGTATTACGCTGAACAATATCATGGTATCGTTTAATGTGTTTGTTTCGGGCGTATTGACAAGCTTTATGTCAGGCTTTCTTTTATTCCGAAATGGTATCATGGTAGGGTGTTTTGATACTTTCTTTTATCAGCATGGATTATTAGGCGAAAGTCTTTTAGCCACGATGTTACACGGTACGTTGGAACTTTCAGCAATCATTGTGGCAGGTGCTGCAGGCTTGGCAATTGGTAATGGTTGGTTATTCCCAGGTACCTACTCGCGTTTGGTCAGCTTTCAGCGAGGTGCAAAGAGGGGAATGAAGATAGTTGTCGGAACAGTACCCATCTTTATTATGGCTGGTTTTATCGAAGGATTCATTACTCGTCATACAGAGTTGAATAACTTTATCCGCATTGGTATTATACTTGTATCATTGGCGTTTGTCGTGTATTATTTTATTTACTTACCTTATAAGCGTAATTATCATTTAGAAAATGCAAATAGAAAGACCAAAGATTGA
- a CDS encoding DUF4129 domain-containing protein has protein sequence MLQPLSDTLSCDSALLHQYRADEAYNYARELQAPELDWWDWLMSKIGEFLSDLFSIQSKGDFRIVIYIVIALAFIALIAFILYRYQFKLFGRAGKVTNENDEEDNIYGVDFDAVYAKAMAQKDYYKAVRIVYLRTLRWLSDGNKISWQLYKTPTQYTREFLSVEFERMTTAFMRVRYGNYQASEELVELLLDLESKIKKGGKE, from the coding sequence ATGTTACAGCCATTAAGTGATACTTTGTCGTGTGATTCAGCGTTACTTCATCAGTATCGTGCTGATGAAGCGTACAACTATGCGCGAGAGTTACAGGCACCTGAACTTGATTGGTGGGATTGGCTGATGTCAAAGATAGGTGAGTTCCTCTCTGATTTATTTAGTATTCAGAGTAAGGGGGACTTCCGTATCGTGATATACATTGTTATTGCACTTGCTTTTATTGCTCTAATCGCTTTCATTTTGTACCGTTATCAATTCAAACTCTTTGGTAGAGCGGGTAAGGTGACAAATGAAAATGATGAAGAAGATAATATCTATGGCGTTGACTTTGATGCTGTTTATGCCAAAGCAATGGCACAGAAGGATTATTATAAGGCTGTTCGAATTGTCTATCTGCGTACACTTCGTTGGTTATCAGATGGTAATAAGATTAGTTGGCAGCTCTATAAGACGCCAACTCAATACACTCGTGAGTTCCTATCAGTAGAATTTGAAAGAATGACTACAGCTTTTATGCGTGTAAGATATGGTAATTATCAAGCGTCTGAAGAACTCGTAGAACTACTGTTAGACTTAGAAAGCAAGATAAAGAAAGGAGGTAAGGAATGA